Proteins found in one Vallitalea guaymasensis genomic segment:
- a CDS encoding MBL fold metallo-hydrolase, producing the protein MSQTYQMVTLKLRHNYFKNYVYIIIDNETRYGAIIDPAWELDEIEKIIAKYQIELKSILLTHAHYDHINLVNPLVDKYDADVYISAVESECFGFTCGNQIKISDNQRLQLGNTSIKCMLTPGHTIGSTCFLCEKHIFTGDTLFSEGCGLCTSYSGSAEKMYYSIQKIKKEIPGHIRVYPAHSYGLKPGHKLDYLKYNNVYLMIDDKKIFIDYRMRKNQKNLLDFY; encoded by the coding sequence ATGAGCCAAACATATCAAATGGTTACATTAAAACTTAGACATAATTACTTCAAAAATTATGTTTATATCATAATAGATAATGAAACTCGTTATGGAGCTATAATAGATCCTGCTTGGGAATTGGATGAAATTGAGAAGATAATTGCTAAGTATCAGATAGAGCTCAAAAGTATTTTATTGACTCATGCACATTATGACCATATAAACTTAGTGAATCCTTTGGTTGATAAGTATGATGCAGATGTATATATATCAGCAGTTGAATCAGAATGCTTTGGTTTTACTTGCGGGAATCAGATAAAAATAAGTGATAATCAAAGATTGCAACTAGGCAATACATCAATTAAGTGTATGCTTACACCTGGACATACCATAGGAAGTACCTGTTTCCTATGTGAGAAACACATATTTACTGGGGATACACTATTTAGTGAAGGATGTGGTTTATGTACATCCTATAGTGGTTCTGCTGAGAAGATGTATTATAGTATTCAAAAGATAAAAAAGGAAATACCAGGTCATATAAGAGTATACCCTGCTCATTCCTATGGATTAAAACCAGGACATAAGTTAGATTATCTTAAGTACAATAACGTATATCTTATGATAGATGATAAAAAAATATTTATAGACTATAGAATGAGAAAAAATCAGAAAAATTTATTGGATTTTTATTAA
- the fabD gene encoding ACP S-malonyltransferase, which translates to MLTYVFPGQGSQEIGMGSTLFDEFVELTMEADKILGYSIKELCLQDPYSQLGQTQYTQPALYVVNALSYLKTIKDTGRKPDYVAGHSLGEYNALFAAGVYDFATGLELVKERGRLMSQAQGGKMAAIIGLSEQEIINELKNNGLESINIANYNTPTQIVISGPEEEIDLAQPIFEKVPKLRLYAPLKVSGAFHSQYMSKAKEQFERHLNSVKLNPIKIPVISNVKARPYKQDEIKVTLASQIDSPVKWTESIRYLMGCGEMDFKEIGPGKVLQNMIRRIQREAEPLIIEEDLVTPYSLGSKEFKDNYSLKYAYIAGGMYRGIASKELVVKMGKAGMMGFLGTGGMKHNKIKQDITYIKRELSNGQAYGMNIVHNFNNAEQEERLIDLFLENDIKVIEAAAFLNVTPSLIRYKAKGIRKDNQGKLITNNKIIAKISRPEVAEGFMSPASDFIISKLLKEDKITLKEAEYLKNVPVADDICVESDSGGHTDGGNPCALIPAMIKLRDDMMKKYSYDNKIHVGAAGGIGTSEASAAAFMLGADFIVTGSINQCSVEADISDSAKDLLQQANVQDTAYVPAGDMFEIGAKVQVLRKGLFFPARANKLYSIYQQYNSIEEIDEKLKKQIQEKYFRMSFADVFKEVKNYYPPKEIKKAEENKKHKMALIFKWYFGHSTQMALKGCEDCKVDYQINCGPALGAFNQWIKGTEIENWRNRHVDEIGEKIMKETADYFNKRISKISSN; encoded by the coding sequence ATGTTAACATATGTTTTTCCAGGACAAGGTTCTCAGGAGATAGGAATGGGAAGTACTCTTTTTGATGAATTTGTAGAATTAACTATGGAGGCAGATAAGATTTTAGGGTATTCAATCAAAGAACTTTGTTTACAAGATCCTTATTCACAATTAGGTCAGACCCAATATACTCAACCAGCTTTATATGTAGTTAATGCTTTAAGTTATCTAAAAACCATAAAAGATACAGGTAGGAAACCTGATTACGTTGCAGGACATAGCCTAGGAGAATATAATGCTTTATTTGCTGCGGGAGTATATGATTTTGCTACAGGATTAGAACTTGTAAAAGAGCGTGGTAGACTTATGAGTCAGGCACAAGGCGGTAAGATGGCTGCTATTATCGGTCTAAGTGAACAGGAGATCATTAATGAACTGAAGAATAATGGATTAGAATCTATTAATATAGCTAATTACAATACACCAACTCAAATTGTAATTTCTGGTCCTGAAGAAGAAATTGATTTAGCACAACCTATATTTGAAAAAGTACCAAAGTTAAGATTATATGCACCTCTAAAAGTTAGTGGGGCGTTCCATTCCCAGTATATGAGTAAAGCAAAAGAACAATTTGAAAGACATCTAAATTCTGTAAAATTGAATCCAATTAAAATTCCAGTTATATCTAATGTTAAAGCACGTCCCTATAAACAGGATGAAATAAAGGTGACTTTAGCATCTCAAATTGATAGTCCAGTGAAATGGACAGAAAGCATACGTTACTTAATGGGATGTGGAGAAATGGATTTTAAAGAAATTGGACCAGGAAAAGTACTACAGAATATGATTAGAAGAATCCAAAGAGAAGCAGAACCATTAATTATAGAGGAAGACTTGGTAACCCCTTACTCTTTGGGAAGCAAAGAATTCAAAGATAATTATAGTTTAAAATATGCTTATATAGCTGGAGGCATGTATAGAGGTATAGCTTCAAAAGAATTAGTTGTTAAGATGGGAAAAGCGGGCATGATGGGTTTCCTAGGAACTGGAGGTATGAAGCATAATAAGATTAAACAGGATATTACATATATTAAAAGAGAATTATCCAATGGACAAGCATATGGTATGAATATAGTCCATAATTTCAATAACGCAGAACAAGAAGAAAGATTGATAGATTTATTTTTGGAAAATGACATAAAGGTAATTGAAGCAGCTGCATTCCTAAATGTAACCCCTTCCTTAATTCGGTATAAAGCAAAAGGGATAAGAAAAGATAATCAAGGTAAATTAATCACAAATAACAAAATCATAGCAAAAATATCACGACCAGAAGTAGCGGAGGGATTTATGAGTCCAGCATCTGACTTCATTATATCCAAACTATTAAAAGAAGATAAAATAACTCTAAAAGAAGCTGAATATCTAAAAAATGTTCCTGTAGCAGATGATATTTGTGTCGAGAGTGATTCAGGAGGACATACAGATGGAGGGAATCCATGTGCGTTGATACCAGCCATGATTAAATTACGGGATGATATGATGAAAAAGTATTCATATGATAATAAAATCCATGTTGGAGCAGCAGGAGGAATAGGAACATCTGAAGCATCGGCGGCAGCTTTTATGTTAGGAGCAGATTTTATTGTCACAGGTTCTATTAATCAATGTTCTGTTGAAGCTGATATCAGTGACTCAGCAAAAGACCTGTTACAACAAGCTAATGTTCAGGATACTGCTTATGTACCAGCAGGGGACATGTTTGAGATAGGTGCAAAAGTTCAAGTATTGAGAAAAGGATTATTCTTTCCTGCAAGGGCTAATAAACTCTATAGTATATATCAACAATATAATTCTATTGAAGAGATAGATGAAAAACTCAAGAAACAGATTCAAGAAAAATATTTCAGAATGAGTTTTGCAGATGTTTTCAAAGAAGTAAAAAATTATTATCCACCTAAGGAGATTAAGAAAGCTGAAGAAAATAAAAAACATAAGATGGCTTTAATATTCAAGTGGTATTTTGGCCATAGTACCCAAATGGCACTTAAGGGTTGTGAAGACTGTAAAGTGGATTATCAAATAAACTGTGGACCAGCACTGGGAGCATTCAATCAATGGATTAAAGGAACAGAGATAGAAAATTGGAGAAATCGCCACGTAGATGAAATAGGTGAAAAAATTATGAAAGAGACTGCTGATTATTTCAATAAGCGAATCAGTAAAATTTCTAGTAATTAA
- the loaP gene encoding antiterminator LoaP, with amino-acid sequence MTINYFVFFVQTGKEQMACDFLNKMMNDINTVAFIPKIEVIYKKSKNTHKELKPMFAGYVIVRTLMDAESFITEAIMTTKYIKWFINLLGKQEPDCMALNEQESNFILSLCNKDYIVEQSLGLIKGDQIIINSGPLKGRESRIKRIDRHKRRALIELQFMGQIRNVYVSLEILSKSREGFPINNITALEC; translated from the coding sequence GTGACAATTAATTATTTTGTTTTTTTTGTACAAACAGGAAAAGAACAGATGGCCTGTGATTTTTTAAATAAGATGATGAATGACATAAATACAGTAGCATTCATTCCTAAAATAGAAGTTATCTATAAAAAATCAAAAAACACTCATAAAGAATTGAAACCCATGTTTGCAGGTTATGTTATTGTTAGAACATTAATGGATGCAGAAAGTTTTATAACAGAAGCAATAATGACCACAAAATATATTAAATGGTTTATAAATCTACTTGGTAAACAAGAACCAGATTGCATGGCATTGAATGAACAAGAAAGTAATTTTATATTAAGCTTATGTAACAAAGATTATATTGTAGAACAATCATTAGGTTTGATTAAGGGAGATCAGATTATTATTAATTCAGGTCCTCTAAAAGGAAGGGAAAGTAGAATCAAAAGAATTGATAGACATAAAAGACGGGCATTGATAGAACTCCAATTTATGGGACAAATCAGGAATGTGTATGTTTCATTGGAGATTTTAAGTAAAAGTAGAGAAGGTTTCCCTATTAATAATATAACAGCTTTAGAATGTTAG
- a CDS encoding alpha/beta hydrolase, with protein sequence MKKRLIKISANTFMIIVTLIVIIGFLLAFIPARMTKAHTNKIVEMYMNDMNYDLTEFNRKWKDKIYKEELLADDGHSIPVYYIVDDKNYNNKTIVLVHWHESNHEAMYPIAEIFLEQDFNVVLYDARAHGNNTAKTVSFGYYEKEDLESVITYVNSKMTDKNIIGALGQSMGGATVGYYSGSDHAAKYLDFAIIDSGFTSMDAEIAWQIDSFFIPMPTNLLVKLGNISNNQIYGYTYEDVNILDAVKNNNIPTLIIHSKLDEKCPYYMAEQLFKVIPHNNKQLITFNNSKHLYAFWDEKEKYEDGIFTFIKNNKNKK encoded by the coding sequence ATGAAAAAGAGATTGATAAAAATTAGTGCAAATACATTTATGATTATAGTAACTTTGATTGTAATCATTGGATTTTTGTTGGCTTTTATTCCTGCAAGAATGACTAAGGCTCATACAAATAAAATTGTTGAAATGTATATGAATGATATGAATTACGATCTGACAGAATTTAATAGAAAGTGGAAGGACAAAATCTATAAAGAGGAATTATTAGCAGATGATGGGCATAGTATTCCCGTATATTATATAGTTGATGATAAAAACTATAATAATAAAACTATAGTCTTAGTTCATTGGCATGAATCAAATCATGAAGCTATGTATCCTATAGCGGAAATTTTTTTAGAGCAGGATTTTAATGTTGTCTTATATGATGCTAGAGCACATGGTAACAATACAGCCAAAACGGTCTCTTTTGGTTATTATGAAAAAGAGGATTTAGAATCTGTTATTACTTATGTTAACAGTAAGATGACAGATAAAAATATAATTGGTGCATTAGGTCAATCAATGGGAGGTGCAACAGTAGGATATTATTCTGGATCAGATCACGCAGCTAAATATTTGGATTTTGCAATTATAGATAGTGGATTTACTAGTATGGATGCAGAAATTGCATGGCAGATAGATTCATTTTTCATTCCTATGCCTACTAATTTATTGGTTAAATTAGGAAATATATCTAATAATCAAATATATGGTTATACTTATGAAGATGTTAATATTCTTGATGCTGTTAAAAATAATAATATTCCAACACTTATTATCCATAGTAAGTTAGATGAGAAATGTCCATATTATATGGCAGAGCAATTATTTAAAGTAATTCCACATAATAATAAACAATTAATAACTTTTAATAACTCAAAACATTTATATGCATTTTGGGATGAAAAAGAAAAATATGAAGATGGTATATTCACATTCATAAAAAACAATAAAAATAAAAAATGA
- the accC gene encoding acetyl-CoA carboxylase biotin carboxylase subunit: MFKKILIANRGEIAVRVIRACREMGIKTLAVCSDIDRNSLHTKLADETICIGSANAKESYLNTYTILSAAFHKGVDAIHPGYGFLSENSQFAKMCEECSITFIGPSSNTIELMGNKVNARNIVKQMNCPVMNAIENIKIDEIHNRDIEKEIGYPVIIKAVSGGGGRGIRIVHSKEELYTNILNAKTEAENYFGNAELYIEKYIKNARHIEFQILADNHGNVVHLGERECSIQRKNQKMIEECPSSILDNDMRNTMGQLAIAIAKEVNYSGVGTVEFLLDDNMNYYFLEMNTRIQVEHPVTEMVTGIDLIKEQIKVAAGMNLDIKQEDICINGHSVECRINADDADNNFIPQTGLIKQLILPGGPGVRVDSSVFNDYYISHYYDSLLAKIIVHGKDRDEAIKIMKRALKETEIKGIKNNIDFQYNIICCNEFESGNYNTQIIS, from the coding sequence GTGTTCAAAAAAATATTAATCGCTAATAGAGGTGAAATAGCAGTCAGAGTTATTCGAGCATGCAGAGAAATGGGAATAAAAACCTTAGCAGTATGTTCGGATATAGATAGAAACAGTCTCCATACCAAATTAGCTGATGAAACCATATGTATTGGTTCCGCTAATGCAAAAGAAAGTTATTTAAATACATATACCATATTATCAGCGGCATTTCATAAAGGTGTTGATGCCATTCATCCAGGATATGGTTTTTTGTCAGAAAATAGTCAATTTGCTAAGATGTGTGAAGAATGTAGCATTACTTTTATTGGACCATCCAGTAATACAATTGAATTAATGGGTAATAAAGTGAATGCAAGAAATATTGTTAAACAGATGAACTGTCCCGTAATGAATGCGATAGAAAATATTAAGATAGACGAAATACATAATAGAGATATAGAAAAAGAAATAGGTTATCCAGTCATTATAAAAGCTGTTTCAGGTGGGGGAGGAAGAGGTATCAGAATAGTCCATAGTAAAGAAGAACTCTATACCAATATTCTTAATGCTAAAACAGAAGCTGAAAATTATTTTGGCAATGCTGAATTGTATATTGAAAAATATATTAAAAATGCTAGGCATATAGAATTTCAAATATTAGCTGATAACCATGGAAATGTAGTTCATCTAGGAGAACGTGAATGTTCAATTCAAAGAAAAAATCAAAAAATGATTGAAGAATGTCCTTCAAGTATCTTAGATAATGATATGAGAAATACTATGGGACAACTTGCAATAGCCATTGCAAAAGAAGTAAATTATTCTGGTGTTGGTACAGTTGAATTTCTGCTGGATGACAATATGAATTATTATTTCCTTGAAATGAATACCAGAATACAAGTAGAACACCCAGTAACGGAAATGGTTACAGGTATAGATTTGATCAAAGAACAGATAAAAGTAGCGGCTGGTATGAATTTGGATATCAAGCAAGAGGATATTTGTATAAATGGACATTCAGTTGAATGCAGGATAAATGCAGATGATGCAGATAATAACTTCATACCTCAGACTGGACTTATTAAACAGCTTATATTACCAGGAGGTCCAGGAGTTAGAGTTGACTCTTCTGTATTTAATGACTATTATATATCACATTATTACGATTCGTTGCTGGCAAAAATAATAGTACATGGTAAAGATAGAGATGAAGCCATAAAAATAATGAAGAGAGCATTAAAAGAAACAGAAATCAAAGGGATAAAGAATAATATAGATTTTCAATACAATATTATTTGTTGCAATGAATTTGAATCGGGAAATTATAATACTCAGATAATCAGTTAA
- a CDS encoding sensor histidine kinase — protein sequence MRISVKHKLTIFIIFLLLINLVIISILTMNGIRTNQIKEYERYLKESSKTANLYIRERYLASDIEDFETFYIKQAYDLTIEIERVLGIHTIIFDNQGRQIGNEVFKELKNEYEDIITKALDNKIVYKKIVDKIIYAAPVYDFNGQIGVMQLEYNLYLQKSFNEDTWKLFVKFGLISIIVTFIIGRVFFINIVNRIKRLKKSVKLIEEGQYDISSILIKSKDEFGELSTGIQAMSSQIQQNIKQLSDEKAKLQLALEHVQKLEKKQKEFIGNITHEFKTPITVIKAQIDLMNLYKDDNNLVDKSNIIVNNELKRLNQMVEKVLHLSSLEKYDFELEKHKIDTHVLLKEIIDKLKGKASKYGIEFYYQLEPCQVYMDRESFMMIFINLMDNAIKYNVSNGKIKVTSNVKKGVNRIEIADTGIGIPDEHKKRVFEPFYTVDKNKSKKLSGTGLGLSLVKKMLEKQNATICILDSERGTVFQVNIPLSKKEKNM from the coding sequence ATGAGAATCAGTGTAAAACATAAACTAACCATTTTTATCATTTTCCTATTATTAATCAATTTAGTCATTATTAGTATTTTAACAATGAATGGTATTCGTACCAATCAGATAAAGGAATATGAAAGATATCTAAAAGAAAGTAGTAAAACAGCTAATCTATACATAAGAGAAAGATATCTCGCTAGTGACATTGAAGATTTTGAAACCTTTTATATTAAGCAGGCTTATGACTTGACTATTGAGATAGAACGTGTACTAGGGATTCACACAATTATTTTTGATAATCAAGGAAGACAGATTGGTAATGAAGTATTTAAAGAATTGAAAAATGAATATGAGGATATCATTACCAAAGCTTTGGATAACAAGATTGTATATAAAAAAATTGTGGATAAGATAATATATGCAGCACCAGTTTACGATTTTAATGGGCAAATAGGTGTTATGCAATTAGAGTATAATCTATATTTACAAAAGAGTTTCAATGAAGATACTTGGAAGTTGTTTGTCAAATTTGGGCTTATATCTATTATTGTTACATTCATAATAGGGAGAGTATTTTTTATAAACATAGTAAATCGAATTAAGAGGTTAAAAAAATCTGTTAAGTTGATTGAAGAAGGACAATATGATATAAGCTCGATACTCATAAAGAGTAAAGATGAATTTGGTGAATTAAGCACAGGGATACAAGCTATGTCTTCACAGATACAACAAAATATTAAGCAGCTCAGTGATGAAAAAGCAAAACTCCAATTGGCGCTAGAGCATGTTCAAAAGCTAGAAAAGAAGCAAAAAGAATTCATTGGGAATATAACTCATGAATTCAAAACACCAATTACGGTCATAAAAGCTCAGATCGATTTAATGAATCTTTATAAGGATGATAATAATTTAGTAGATAAATCCAATATTATTGTTAACAATGAGCTTAAAAGATTAAATCAAATGGTAGAGAAGGTATTGCACTTATCAAGCTTGGAAAAATATGATTTTGAACTTGAAAAACATAAAATAGATACACATGTACTATTGAAAGAAATTATAGATAAGTTAAAAGGAAAGGCTTCCAAATACGGAATTGAATTCTATTACCAGTTAGAGCCTTGCCAAGTTTATATGGATAGAGAAAGTTTTATGATGATTTTTATCAACTTAATGGATAATGCAATAAAATATAATGTGTCAAATGGTAAGATAAAAGTTACAAGTAATGTTAAAAAGGGCGTTAATCGAATTGAAATAGCTGATACAGGAATAGGTATACCAGATGAACATAAGAAAAGGGTATTCGAACCTTTTTACACAGTTGATAAAAATAAATCCAAAAAATTATCAGGTACAGGACTTGGATTAAGTCTAGTCAAGAAGATGCTTGAAAAACAGAATGCAACGATTTGTATTTTGGATTCAGAGAGAGGAACTGTATTTCAAGTGAACATTCCTTTAAGCAAAAAAGAAAAAAATATGTAA
- a CDS encoding 4'-phosphopantetheinyl transferase family protein gives MKYIDVETELVDNNKTVPLTVSLCSLRDSQMVTKEFIDNYLSSQEKKYYNQLKYEARKVSYLLGRVSSKRALAYFMDNDKQEIFIDKGIFHYPIIKNNNKNLTVTITHTKYVGASAAVEEHYPIGIDIEVIDINHLKSIKSQMTEQEINLVENCQWEEHEGVIAIWTMKEALSKALKIGFLTSLKMYEVNSLDCDNNCIISKYKNFAMFEAKTFKLNRSIFTICYPNKCNLMLEYPTMENASNKINIS, from the coding sequence ATGAAGTATATAGACGTTGAAACAGAATTAGTTGATAATAATAAAACAGTACCATTAACGGTTAGTTTATGTTCATTGAGAGATTCACAAATGGTAACAAAAGAGTTCATAGATAACTATTTATCATCACAAGAAAAAAAGTATTATAATCAATTAAAATACGAAGCAAGAAAAGTTTCATATTTACTAGGTAGAGTTTCTTCCAAAAGAGCCTTAGCTTATTTTATGGATAATGATAAGCAAGAAATATTTATTGATAAAGGTATATTCCATTATCCAATTATAAAGAACAATAATAAAAATTTGACAGTAACCATAACACATACTAAATATGTAGGAGCCTCAGCAGCAGTAGAAGAACATTATCCAATAGGTATAGATATTGAAGTTATAGACATCAATCATTTAAAATCCATCAAATCACAGATGACAGAACAAGAAATTAATCTAGTTGAAAACTGTCAATGGGAAGAACATGAAGGAGTTATAGCTATATGGACCATGAAAGAAGCTTTATCCAAGGCTTTAAAAATTGGGTTTTTAACATCATTAAAAATGTATGAAGTAAATAGTTTGGATTGTGACAATAATTGTATTATTAGTAAATATAAAAATTTTGCCATGTTTGAAGCTAAAACCTTTAAACTGAATAGAAGCATATTTACAATATGTTATCCTAATAAATGTAATTTAATGCTTGAATATCCTACTATGGAGAATGCATCTAACAAAATTAATATATCATAA
- a CDS encoding acetyl-CoA carboxylase biotin carboxyl carrier protein yields MDYSILSNLLKVIQESNLPYVEIKTDELYLKVKNNQDSNKENKAYLTECKKEDASKYDISRYQDECVTTEIPQNVEIIKSPLVGKISLTNQNNKQYISIGNKVNKGDIVCTIEAMKMVNEIVSKYSGTVVDILVKPDELVEYGRELFVIQVD; encoded by the coding sequence ATGGATTATAGTATATTAAGTAATTTATTGAAAGTTATCCAAGAGTCAAATTTACCTTATGTTGAGATTAAGACAGATGAACTTTATTTGAAAGTCAAAAACAATCAAGATAGTAATAAAGAAAACAAAGCTTATCTAACTGAATGCAAAAAAGAAGATGCTTCTAAATATGATATATCAAGATATCAAGATGAATGTGTAACAACTGAAATTCCTCAAAACGTAGAAATTATCAAATCACCTCTAGTAGGGAAAATTTCATTAACTAATCAAAACAACAAGCAATATATATCCATAGGTAACAAAGTCAATAAAGGAGATATTGTATGTACTATTGAAGCCATGAAAATGGTAAATGAGATAGTTAGCAAATATTCTGGTACGGTGGTAGATATTCTTGTTAAGCCAGATGAATTAGTTGAGTATGGCAGGGAGTTGTTTGTGATACAAGTTGATTAA
- a CDS encoding response regulator transcription factor, with the protein MTKILVADDEENITNAIAYALEREDYQVYKAYDGKEALDIIRKEQPDILILDIMMPEYNGYDVCKNIENTSQMGIIMLTAKSTLVDKILGLELGADDYITKPFEMQELLARVRSLQRRINKNDDVSKELIDDNILEINGIKVNVLERVAYVDNKQIDLKAREFDLLVFLMKNVKITFTRDIILDRVWDMDYYGGTRTVDIHIQRIRKQLGKYSSLIKTIPKVGYKMLEHME; encoded by the coding sequence ATGACAAAAATATTAGTAGCTGATGATGAAGAGAACATTACAAATGCAATAGCATATGCTCTAGAACGTGAAGACTATCAAGTCTATAAGGCTTATGATGGTAAAGAAGCTCTTGATATCATTAGAAAAGAACAACCTGATATACTTATATTAGATATTATGATGCCAGAATATAATGGTTATGATGTATGCAAAAATATTGAAAACACTTCACAAATGGGTATCATCATGCTTACGGCAAAAAGCACTTTGGTAGACAAGATATTAGGGCTGGAACTAGGTGCTGACGATTATATCACTAAACCTTTTGAAATGCAAGAATTATTGGCACGTGTAAGATCTCTTCAAAGACGTATCAATAAAAATGATGATGTATCAAAGGAATTAATAGATGACAATATCTTAGAAATTAATGGTATAAAAGTTAATGTACTGGAGAGGGTTGCATATGTGGATAATAAACAAATTGATCTTAAGGCTAGAGAATTTGATTTGCTGGTTTTTCTGATGAAGAATGTAAAAATAACTTTTACAAGAGATATTATTCTGGATCGAGTATGGGATATGGATTATTATGGTGGTACACGTACAGTAGATATTCATATCCAACGTATACGTAAGCAGTTAGGAAAATACAGTAGTTTAATTAAGACTATTCCTAAAGTTGGATATAAAATGTTGGAGCATATGGAATGA
- a CDS encoding acyltransferase domain-containing protein, whose protein sequence is MKNYQKKIFLFSGQGGQYFEMGKVMYNENNIFKSYMDSLDEMIKKEMNESIIDKLYYSGNTKSNIFNRTLYTHPAIFMIQFALAKTVEEEGIKADYLLGASLGEYVSLTLSGVLTLRDALKLIICQAALLEKHCEEGRMITILDNPDIWHNLLAKHTRCEIAAHNYDDCFVVAGYKEETDIAKNILKEEKVIYNELPVRFGFHSYAVDEIREAYMEVVDTITINDPQIPILSSVQGEEIHYIPKDYLWDIIRKPIKFNKVIEKLPNDSVSYINLGTSSTLTNFIKRIKKNNSNMYTILDIFGDDSKRYEKLMEQYK, encoded by the coding sequence TTGAAAAATTACCAAAAAAAAATTTTCCTTTTTTCAGGTCAAGGCGGGCAGTATTTTGAGATGGGGAAAGTAATGTATAATGAAAATAACATATTTAAAAGTTACATGGATAGTCTAGATGAAATGATAAAAAAAGAAATGAATGAATCCATCATAGATAAATTATATTACTCAGGCAATACAAAAAGTAATATATTCAATAGGACATTATATACACATCCTGCAATATTTATGATTCAATTCGCATTGGCAAAGACTGTGGAAGAAGAGGGAATAAAAGCAGATTATCTATTAGGTGCTAGTTTGGGAGAATATGTAAGCTTAACATTAAGTGGGGTTTTAACATTAAGGGATGCGTTAAAGCTTATAATATGTCAAGCAGCCTTATTAGAAAAACATTGTGAAGAAGGAAGAATGATAACTATCCTTGATAATCCTGATATATGGCATAATTTATTGGCAAAACATACAAGATGTGAAATTGCTGCTCATAACTATGATGATTGCTTTGTAGTAGCTGGTTATAAAGAAGAAACTGACATAGCTAAGAATATATTAAAAGAAGAAAAGGTTATATATAATGAACTGCCAGTTAGATTTGGTTTTCATTCTTATGCAGTAGATGAAATAAGAGAAGCTTATATGGAAGTAGTGGATACTATTACAATTAATGATCCCCAAATACCAATATTATCATCTGTACAAGGAGAAGAAATCCATTACATACCAAAAGATTATTTATGGGATATTATCAGAAAACCTATCAAATTCAATAAGGTTATAGAAAAATTACCAAATGATTCAGTTTCATATATAAATCTAGGTACATCAAGTACTTTGACTAATTTTATCAAAAGAATTAAAAAGAATAATTCCAATATGTACACTATATTAGATATCTTTGGAGATGATTCAAAAAGATACGAAAAATTGATGGAACAATATAAATAA